The sequence below is a genomic window from Babesia bigemina genome assembly Bbig001, chromosome : II.
ACTTCGTTGATCGCGCCCCGTTTTTCATTTCTAACTCAAAACATCTGGACTAGAGCACAAAATAGCCGCACCATAGACGTAGCGTTGCTGTAACCTGAAAAAAATCTAATATAAACGCACGTGTTTTGTGAAATGGTGGCGACTTCAGATGTATACAGAGCCTAAAATGACGTTATACAACTCAACAAGCGGCTTGTTTGACCGACGAGATAATAGGCTCCTGCAGGGCGTGATAAAACGGCTACAAGCACCATATAGATTTATCATTTCACTCGTTCACGCATTATAGAATTCTACATTATCTACGTTGTATTTAACTGCGGTAGCTGTTGATGTAGGAGATTATCAACTCCTAAAACACCGTAAATGCTACACACTAACGATTAAACTGAAGACTACACTTAAAGTTCCATAGACGTTTAACCTTTTGCTTCACTTCCCCATGTGGATGCGGCGCACTTTGAAGCGCGATAGACGTCCTTTGATCACGTGCGCCAACCTGACAGAACTGGAGGAGCATGACTCTATACCGGGGGAGATGAGCTGCACTACCTTGGAGGTCGACACTGCGTAGTAACCCAAAATATGAATTGCCGTTTCCAAAGCCATGCTGAATCTGACAAATGTTTTGGAAATCGGATCGGCCGCAAATTTCGCGTGGAAGAGGCAAAACAGGTCCCACACGTTTACCTCACGTGTGGAAAGGGTACGAGACGACCGGATCAGATGCTTGAGATCCTCCGCAAATCCAGTGCACTCGTTTTGCTCCAATATGTCGCGCAGAATGTGCCATTCAGTTTTAAACGGGGTGAATTTGGCCACCACCATTTGGTAAGCAAGCTTGCTGCATGACTGGATAGTTGGGAGCATCAGCATTCCAAGAGCGTGCTCCACGAAGGTTGCCACCGTCGTGCTGGTAGAGTCTGCGCGCACTGTATCCAAGTATTCTTCCACAAGGTCGTATTTTGGAGGCGTTCCCAAGAATCGCGAAATCGACTCGGCTGCAGGGTAGAAAGTCAAAAAGTGTATACCCAAGTCTTTCATCGTTGCGATTAGATCAGCTAGACTCTGGTCCTGCTTTGCCCTAATTACTCTTGAGATGCGCTTGATGAGGTCATTAATCCGTATGGCGGCGTGCTCGCTGCACAGTATCTTGACCAACATACCAAGACGGCTCCTCGCCCGGTCGCAATCGGGCAGCAGGCCCATTAGCGTGTTTAGTAAATAAATACCAAGCTGCAGTGACAACCGGCGCTCAATGAGCTTCATGGATTCGTAGGGCATCACCTGCAGACAGAAGGCTTCCATCGACGCCTGTTTATCCAGGATCACCTGGAGGTACGCCACGTGAGATTCGGAGAGATTGCAGCCACAGAACAGCAACCCCAATTTGATGAACAAATCCCGTGCCATCTTTTCATTTCTGTACACCTCAAAATATGGCTCATTGTTAGACACGTGTACCGCAGAGCGCATGTCGACAATATCGGGCATACAGACGAAGCTGAATTGCGAGTTCCTGAAAAATGAGTCATACATGCTGTAGATACGCTTGATCAGCGCGCTGACGGACATTTCTTCGTTGTAGAGCATATTCCAAGACTGCTGCAACATGTGCATATGGGGAATGAAACACTGGATTTCCGAATCGAACAGCAAGACGTTCAGCAGATCATCCGACAGTTTATTCACCGATACCACGTCGCAGTTGACGATGGAGAGTCCGGAGTACACCCTCGGCGAGATGTGGTGCTCCAAGTTCGTCTCCCAGCAGTTGGAGCACAAGATGCAGCTGATCGCCACGCCCTCGCAACTCTTGAACTTCTCGAAAATGAACAACAATTCGTTCAAGTTGTTCGTAATTTTCTCTATGATAAGGACCAGATTCCGCGATCGGAAGTACGTCTTGAAAAGGTCGACGATCTGCTCCATGATCGATTTGCGCACGCTAATATCCAGTGGCTGCGCCTCGACCGAATTTTTTCTGTTATTGGGCATGAGACCCTTCAATGACGTGTATATACTCTCGAGCGACGCTTGTACGTTTCCCATTATGTTAACCTTGACGAACACATGCTTCTTGTCCCCAGATGATGACAAGGAGGTGAACAACTTGTCCAGCACAATCCTCTGGTCGCTGCTGACTACTCCCAAGTCGACAAGTATTATAGGCAGCATCGTGTCAGACACTGCGTTCCGCTCGAGAAGCTCTAGAATAACGCCCATCCCCTCCTGAACCGATATGCGGATGATATCGTTGATGCGCTGCATGAACTTTGACCACGCCACGTCGAAAGCACGTGAACGGAGCACGCATGTTTGATACATGGTCTTCTCGAACGCCACTAGACCTTCTACGTCACCCAGTTGCGACAGTGCGGTGAACATGTTCAGCTCGTTGCGAGCGGGGGTAACCATGCTACCGAAGCCCATTACAGCCGCCGGAGCCGGGGTATAGGACTGCTGGAACTCTGAATCAATACTGTCGACCGTATATGCACCGGCATCATACATGACCTTTTCGAGCAATGTGGCGGCTGAATCGCCGGGCGCCGCCGACCTCGAGGGTGTTATCGGTGCAGGTTGAAGCGGCGTGTCATCGGATGCAACACTTGTGGCGGACGACAATTGGCTGGTCACATGGTAACCAGTGTGGAAACGTGGTGCATGGGGGGACGAGTTTGTGCGGCCAGTTGAAGCGGCTTTCCTAGGTGTTGTGGTCTGCCTGGTTGGGGTGACAGTCTCACGTCGTTGCGATTTGGAGGGGCTCGTTCCTGTTGCGTCTGCGCCGCTTTCACCATCTGGTCTGCCAACTGGCGGAGCAGTGGCCCTTTCAGGTGTCCTGCCACTCTTACTGGAGTGCTGGGTGTCAGTCCCGCTTCGGTGATTTCTTACTGGAGTCGAGACATGCGGTTTCCTTTCAGCCGGATCACCAGTGGATGCCTCACTTGAAGATTCAACTAGAAAGTCGCTTTCGTCTATATCCACAGCGTCTGATGTCGTCAAGGAGACTTCATCGCAGAATTGGACATCATCTCGCCGACCGCATGACAGGTTGCGAATGGCGCCAAATGTAGCATTATCGGCGGCAACATGGTCCTCAAAGCACATATATACTACATTTTCGTCGGCTTCCTCGACCGTCAGCGGCAGTGACGGTGGAATCATGTTGCAGGCGTGAGATGTGCACGGCTGCGAGCCGTCACCTAGAAGAGCGGAAGATCACACGCAACTCCTGCCCCTCGTCCTCAGAAATAGATTAGACCGATTTCGCGCTGCCTGCATGGCGTCATAGCCGGTAAATGTCGCGATGTGTGCGGCTGCCCAAAACTATGTGGCGCCTCAGCGGCCGAAAGCAGCCACGCATAGAATCTCGCGCGAAACCGTTGTAGCGGCGCGTTGGAAGACGGCTGTGCAGACCTAACTACGTGCCCTCGCCCTGCAGAGGGCACCGCGGACCACGGAAGACAGGGTGGCAGCCGCGATGTCGCGAGAAGCCACCTCCGTGGAGCGCTGCCCCGAAAAGGGAGCGGACCCCGAGTCCGGCGGCGCCGCGTCTAAGAGCTCCAGGAACAACAGCTACGTCTTATGTGGTATGCTCTCCGGTGTTATCACGAAGACAATTTGCGCTCCCTTCGACCGCATTCGTCTGCTGTACCAGGTGCAGCCGATGTTTGCGCAGGTGAATGCCACCGGCGAGCAGTATTCTGGCGCTTTCAAATACCAAGGCGTGATACGTACGGCACAGAAGATCATTGTGGAGGAAGGCATATGCGGCCTATGGCGCGGCAACATGATGAACATGATGCGCGGAGGCCTGTGCTACGCAACCAAGTTCGGGATCAACGACGGCGCCAAGGAGCAGCTGAGGACCTTGGGTGTGCTGCAACGCTGGTTTGACCTGCGTGTGGAGCGGTCGGACAACCCTGTACGCACGAAGGCGCAGAACACGGTCATGCTATCGCTACTCTCTGGTGCATCGGCAGGCATGCTGCAGAAGTCCTTATCGTATCCTCTCGACGTCATGAGCGTGCGCATGGCGCTGGGTGTGaacaccaaggtgctgagtACCAATTGCACGTACAACAGCATCCCCGACTGCTTCTTTAAGATTCTACGCTCTGAAGGCATACGCGGATTTTTTAAGGGATTCTTCCCCACGCTGTGCACAGGCGTGCCATACGTGGCGTTACAGATGTCATTTTTCGATTTTTACAAGAAGAAGCTCACCGCTGCATGCGGCTTTGAGAAGGATCAGCTTAACCTGAAACAGGTGGCGTTCATTTCATCGGTTGCGGGTTCGGCAGCTGGATTTTCTGCGTTGTCTATAGTGTTTCCAGGTGAGTATGTATACTGTGTGATTGCCACGTGCGGGGTGTTATTGTGCCACTCGTAGTCTGTCTAAAAATGACGGTATCGTGCTTACATGGGCCTGGTGTGTGTTATGCATCCTTAGCCGTTCTAGTTGAGATTTTGGGCATAATACCGTCGAATATACTGGATCGATTAATCCGATGACGGATGGCAGCATGCCTGGAGAATGGCTTAGACCGGCCGTGCGCCGTTAGCGCTGCGCGCAGTGGTACAATCGTACATATTCATGTAGCATTGACCTATAACAACTTTCAGGCGACACCGTGCGCAAGCGCATGATGAATAACGCCATCTCGGATGAGAAAAGGCTCTACCTAAACGCACGACATTGCGTCAAGTACATCTTCCGCAACGAAGGTTGGTGATAACGGTTGCCATTCCATGGGCTGCAGGAATAATGGCCTTCTATTACGGCCTTTTCCCGTCGCTGCTAAAGTCGTTGCCGTCTGGCGCGCTGCAGTTCGTGATGTACGAAGTTCTCAAGCACTTAATGAGTAAGCCTTAGCGGCTGGAGCTATCATCATGCTCTGCGCGAATTAGCACAGTGCACCCTCACACACTGGCTTCAATCACTAACAACACTTTGACTTGACGACAGTCATTCACCATCCGTGTCCATCGCCAGCGTCCACCTTGTCGGCGCCGCCCTTAAGCGACAGACCTCGGACCGCGAGCCTATGTAGTGGCGGCTGCCAAACAGCGGTAAATTCAGGGCATATTTGCGCTTGCTTATTCTGTAGACAGGCACACATCGCTGCGCGGAACTGTTGCAACGGGAAAGATGCCGCTTGACCAGAATGAGGATGCCCCTGCGGCCAATGTGCCGCAAAACGACGCCGACAGCGCCGAACAGACCATAGGCGAGATGTTCATGGAAGCCGTGACGGTATGTGGATGTGGCAACTAACTGTGCAAATTCCGCAGGCCGTCGGGTCTACCATGCGCACGATGTTTGTGGAGGCCAATCGCTACATGAGAAACTGCGTGTACCCGGTCAAACAGCGATGCGTACAGCTGTACGACGACATGACGAACAATTTCTCAGCGAAGGGAACTCGCAACTCCACCAGCGTGCCACGTGTATCGCGGTTCGGTAACGACTGCGGCGCATCCGACTGATCACCCATGGCGATGGTCACTGTTGCGTATTCCACGAAACGCATTTCGTAATATATATCGGTTTGTATCACATAGAGTCGTACAAGGCGGTCGAACCAGCCAATTAGTGCTTCTGCCTAGCTTATATCGCAAACCCACTGAACTGCGATGTGATAAGTTGCATGTTCGGGCTTCGACGTATTAAGAATAGTAACCCGTGACGTCTTTCGCCGATGGTCGTATGAACACGGTTGATGGATTCAGAATGCTCGTCAATCGATTGAATTGATTGATGGAGGGAATGTCAAAGAAGTTTAGACATAATTCACTATATATGGTCGTGGCGTACGTTCACTTCTTAAGTGGGAATCTAACGACAACAGAAGGAGGTTTCAGCACGTCTATACGTTAGCTATGCCTTTGACTGCATTACACGGTGCACCTGTAGACTTTACGGTGGTGTACCGAGAGTCACAAGAGCAGATTCTACCAATGTCATAAAACTTCATTTTTTCGCCGCAAACCGAACGCGTAACGCATATATAACTTGTTACGAACATCGTAAGGCAACAACAATCTGCCTTTGTCTAGTGAACTAAATGGTGGTTGAGCATGCAAAACGCATCAGATCGGACAGGTTAATGATTCGGTGCGCCACTCTGCGCGAAATGAAAAAACATACAAACGGCCAGCTTACGATGCGAAGTATACAGTTCAGGCGGTATATCACATAAGACTGATGATATTTGATAGGAATTTCGATGCACAGGTGGGGTATATCATGATGGCAATACAAAAACATGCCGCACATCAGGACGACGAAAACAATTATTTATCAGATGCATAATAATCCCTCGACAGTTGGATAACGTACAAATCGTATGAGACGCACCAGTGTCGAAATGCAAGCAACATCGTTGACTCGACACCCCGCAACGCAATGTGCACTGAGTGACTCTGCGTCCAACATACGACACGTGCAACACAGTCAACAAACTTCAAAACCATGGTTAACAGCTACGGAGGCAGTTTCATAGGCTTTCAAGCCATACGCGAGGGGGCAAGCGGGGGCAACGACAAACTTAAGAAGGTACTCGTTGCCCCTAAGGTTCCGGAGGGCCCTCCTGAGGTGTTGGTCATCGATCTTCGAAGCGCTACGTTGGTGGCAATAAATAAAATTTTACGTTGGACAGAAACATCAACCTGCCGGAAACCAAACCGCCCGTTAGTACCGACTTCGTGATAACGGCGTTTTTCGACGACGAAACCGTAGAAGAAGTGAGCTACCAAGTGATGTGACTAAGCGAGTTGCAGGCGTTCAAACACATGAGGCAGTCCTGTAAGCCGACCAAGGGTGTGTATTGCTACGACTCCTACACATGCCAATTCGATCAGCAGGTAGGACGCCTACACATCGGCTTACAACGTGCAGATTGTGTTGCCTTGCGCCGGAAAGAAGCACGTTGTGCTATATGTATCGTATGTCACCATAATAACGGCGCCGGATGGATCACGTGACTTGGACTTAAAAGGGTACGGGTTAACCAAACCGATCCCTCTCGACTCGTGCGGCACCGTGCCGATTCACAAGGAGCAGTTGTTGGCGTCAAACGGCACTGACACAGTGAGCATGGCGCTGACCTACTCCGTGAAAATGGCGAAATCGAGTGACAGCGACCAAATTCCTCCAGACACTCTAGGCGGGTTAGTTTTAAGGCCCAAAATAAAATTTTTATAGGCTACTTGACCTGTATAAAACAACCTAAATCGTAATTTGTGTCACCGGTCGGGATCTACGCGTTGCCCACACTGCGCATTGCTGTGCAGGAAAGCGGAAACCACGGCACGGTGCTTCCACCGCGGTATACACACAGATGCGTATAGCGTCCTTCAAGTGGTAGCCTACCCTTGTagggcttgcggcgtctaTATTATGGGTCCacgatgttgccgcttCTGTGCTTGATACACCTGCTCGCCAGCGTCGTGCAAGTACGGGCTGACCTGCCGATTCACGCTTTGGTCACCGATATCTCCGGGAAATGGTGCGTTTAAAGTGGCGAGGTGTGCAAAATGTGTAGGCGAATCTTCCAATCGCGGGCTGTCGGCGGGCTGGATGTGGCATGCGGTTCAGACGTGCCAAATTCTCCGGAAGGCAACCTGCTCCTGGGGAACTATTTGGCATATCTGAAGACCCATTTCTGTGAGTCATCCATCGATAAAGCTAAGCGTTCTCAGGTCTCGACAGGACTACGGATGTCCACCTCTCCCTGGATGTGACAGCCTACAGCGACAACACCAATGCGCCGAATAGGAGCATGTGGCGAGCGCTGGCAGTCAAGGACAAACGTGGAAACGTAGTGGGTAGATGGACTGCAGTCAGCGATCAAGGTACGTGGTTTCTTCACCTAATACCGCCCATCATTATGGTGGCGTGACCGCATCCGGCCACTGAGCGCATGCTCTTTCCGCCGCAATCAAACCACGTTTGGCACGTAAACTCATATGCAATACAGGCTTCGAAATCATATTCCACAACAACGCGCGTTACTTTTTCTACCTGCATTACACGAAGAGGGACGGAGATCAGTACGAGACGGATGTGACGAAGACGCAGATCGGATGGGTGTACGAACCCCAGGGATCGTCCGACGCGCACGCGACACGCAGATGCGCTTACGCTGCCAGGGTTGACGGGACCAAGCCGCGGGTGTCCACCATCGTCCAGCTAAAAAGCAACGATGTGAAGAACAAGTATAGGCAGATCAGCCGATTTATCAGCCACGACACGGGTGGTGTTTTGAGTGCCGCGTCGAACAAAATTTCTCCCAAGAAGGGGCCTTATCCGTGCGACTGCTCTAGCCGAAACCAGCTGGATTTCGACGATGACGTCCCCGAATCCTTCGTGTGGCACACCCAGGCGACCATCCCTGTGGTCAACCAGCAACAATGCGGCAGCTGCTACGCCATTGCGACGAAATACGTGC
It includes:
- a CDS encoding mitochondrial carrier protein, putative, with protein sequence MSREATSVERCPEKGADPESGGAASKSSRNNSYVLCGMLSGVITKTICAPFDRIRLLYQVQPMFAQVNATGEQYSGAFKYQGVIRTAQKIIVEEGICGLWRGNMMNMMRGGLCYATKFGINDGAKEQLRTLGVLQRWFDLRVERSDNPVRTKAQNTVMLSLLSGASAGMLQKSLSYPLDVMSVRMALGVNTKVLSTNCTYNSIPDCFFKILRSEGIRGFFKGFFPTLCTGVPYVALQMSFFDFYKKKLTAACGFEKDQLNLKQVAFISSVAGSAAGFSALSIVFPGDTVRKRMMNNAISDEKRLYLNARHCVKYIFRNEGIMAFYYGLFPSLLKSLPSGALQFVMYEVLKHLMSKP
- a CDS encoding cathepsin C precursor, putative, whose product is MLPLLCLIHLLASVVQVRADLPIHALVTDISGKWRIFQSRAVGGLDVACGSDVPNSPEGNLLLGNYLAYLKTHFCLDRTTDVHLSLDVTAYSDNTNAPNRSMWRALAVKDKRGNVVGRWTAVSDQGFEIIFHNNARYFFYLHYTKRDGDQYETDVTKTQIGWVYEPQGSSDAHATRRCAYAARVDGTKPRVSTIVQLKSNDVKNKYRQISRFISHDTGGVLSAASNKISPKKGPYPCDCSSRNQLDFDDDVPESFVWHTQATIPVVNQQQCGSCYAIATKYVLHARFLIALERCGERTPEQEKALEELSHNYFYPEDTSDCSMFNQGCKGGYPYLMGKQMHELGISVVKGNAQQCAILSAERRYFAKDYGYVSGCSQCTACQGEELIMREIYANGPVVTAVDAAILNTEYDGSVISPVDSEHNSGVCDVEQHPILTGWEYTSHAVAIVGWGQQLEQGKMVKYWLCRNSWGPEWGEDGYFKIERGKNVFGVESEAVFVDPDLSRFKQAPADARLHDIHYHY